One window of Anas platyrhynchos isolate ZD024472 breed Pekin duck chromosome 11, IASCAAS_PekinDuck_T2T, whole genome shotgun sequence genomic DNA carries:
- the TNFAIP8L3 gene encoding tumor necrosis factor alpha-induced protein 8-like protein 3, whose amino-acid sequence MDSDSGELSEGELVSPAGPDCFSSKNLALQAQKKILSKMATKTMANMLIDDTSSEIFDELYKVTKEHTRNKKEAHKIMKDLIKVAIKIGILYRNNQFNQEEMEIIDKFRKKLNQTAMTIVSFYEVEYTFDRNVLAELLNECKDLVHELVDRHLTPRSHGRINHVFNHFADVEFLTALYSLDGDCRPYLKKICDGINKLLDEKIL is encoded by the coding sequence GTCCTGATTGTTTCAGTTCCAAGAATCTTGCACTGCAAGCCCAGAAAAAGATCCTGAGCAAAATGGCCACTAAAACCATGGCTAACATGCTAATTGATGACACAAGCAGTGAAATCTTTGATGAGCTGTACAAGGTAACAAAGGAACacacaagaaacaaaaaggaagccCATAAAATTATGAAAGACCTGATTAAAGTGGCAATAAAAATCGGGATCCTCTATCGAAATAATCAGTTCAACCAAGAGGAAATGGAAATCATAGACAAGTTCAGGAAGAAGCTGAACCAAACTGCCATGACAATTGTCAGTTTCTATGAGGTAGAATACACTTTTGATAGGAATGTTCTTGCAGAACTTCTGAATGAGTGTAAAGACCTTGTGCACGAACTAGTAGATCGACACCTGACACCGAGATCCCATGGGCGTATCAACCACGTTTTCAATCATTTTGCAGATGTGGAATTTCTAACTGCCCTGTACAGTCTTGATGGGGATTGTCGGCCATACCTCAAAAAGATCTGCGATGGCATCAACAAACTACTTGATGAGAAGATCCTCTGA